GGCCGGAGACGCGGAAGCGGTCCGGGCTGCCGGTGTCTTCCACACGCAGGGCCACGTTGTGGCGCAGTTCTTCGTGCAGGCGGTCGCGGATGTTGCGGCTGGTGACGTACTTGCCGTCCTGGCCCGCGAACGGCGAGGTGTTGACGTGAAAGAACATGCTCACGGTGGGTTCGTCCACGGTCAGCGGCGGCAGGGCTTCCACGTTGTTCGGGTCGCACAGGGTGTCGGAGATATCCAGCGGGTCCAGGCCGGTCACGCAGATGATGTCGCCCGCTTCGGCGGTCGGCACTTCCACGCGCTCCAGGCCGTGGTGGCCCATGATGGTCAGCACGCGGCCATTGCGGGTCTTGCCGTGGATGTCGATCACCTTCACCGGGGTGTTGGTCTTGACGCGGCCACGCTTGACGCGGCCGATGCCGATCACGCCGACGTAGCTGTTGTAGTCCAGCGACGAGATCTGCATCTGGAAGGGGCCGTCCATGTCCACATCCGGGTGCGGGACGCGGTCGATGATGGTCTGGAACAGCGGGGTCATGTCATCGGCCATGTCGTCGGCGTCGAGGCCGGCGATGCCGTTCAGGGCCGAGGCGTAGACCACCGGGAAGTCGAGCTGCTCATCGGTGGCGCCGAGGCGGTCGAACAGGTCGAACACCTGGTCCATCACCCAGTCCGGGCGGGCGCCGGGGCGGTCGATCTTGTTGATCACCACGATCGGCTTGAGGCCTTGCTGGAAGGCTTTCTGGGTCACGAAGCGGGTCTGCGGCATGGGGCCATCCACAGCGTCCACCAGCAGCAGCACGGAGTCGACCATCGACATCACGCGCTCTACCTCGCCGCCGAAGTCGGCGTGGCCGGGGGTGTCGACGATGTTGATGCGGTAGTCGTTCCACTTCAGGGCGGTGTTCTT
This genomic interval from Isoalcanivorax indicus contains the following:
- the typA gene encoding translational GTPase TypA, translating into MIERLRNIAIIAHVDHGKTTLVDKLLQQSGTLGDRAGAVERVMDSNDIEKERGITILAKNTALKWNDYRINIVDTPGHADFGGEVERVMSMVDSVLLLVDAVDGPMPQTRFVTQKAFQQGLKPIVVINKIDRPGARPDWVMDQVFDLFDRLGATDEQLDFPVVYASALNGIAGLDADDMADDMTPLFQTIIDRVPHPDVDMDGPFQMQISSLDYNSYVGVIGIGRVKRGRVKTNTPVKVIDIHGKTRNGRVLTIMGHHGLERVEVPTAEAGDIICVTGLDPLDISDTLCDPNNVEALPPLTVDEPTVSMFFHVNTSPFAGQDGKYVTSRNIRDRLHEELRHNVALRVEDTGSPDRFRVSGRGELHLSVLIENMRREGFELAVGRPEVIVKEEDGVRKEPYEQLILDVEEQHQGPIMEQMGIRRGDMTNMSPDGKGRVRLEYTAPSRGLIGFRSMFMTLTSGTGIFNSVFSHYGDYKPGQLAERNNGVLISNVTGKVLGFSLFNLQERGRMFIEPNVEVYEGQLIGIHSRDNDLVVNPTKGKQLTNMRASGTDENIILTPPIRMSLEQAIDFIDEDELVEVTPHYIRLRKKLLTESDRKRASR